GCCTGCAACAACAAGACACGAGCCCGATGGTGCGGCGGATGGCCCGCGATGCCCTGCGCGGCATCGATCTGCGCGTGCAGCGCGACAGCGAAGAGGCGCGGCGCCGCGCCCAGCGCCCGGCCTTCGCGGTGAAGAGCATGGGCGACCAAAGCCGCAAGGCCACCCCCGCTTTGCGCGGCTACATGCGCGACGTCTTGAGCAAGCAGCTGCGCACGGTGGGCGATGTGGCGGGCGATGGACAGGAGGCTGGCTTCGTCGTCGACGGATCGATCAAAGATCTGTCGGTGGTGACGCGGATGGATCTGGTCGAGGTCAGCTGCGCCGTGCAGCTGGTGGTCAGCCGCAGCCCCGGCGGCGGCGTCTTCCTGCTTACTTCGGGCGAGGCGGTGGTGCAGCGACCGCGGCACAGCTTCAACCCGCAGCAGCGCGCGCGCATGGAGATCGAGGCGCTGGAAAGCGCGGTCCGTGGCGCCAGCGAAGATCTGGTGCAAAACCTGGCCCGCCAGCAATGACCCCCGCCGCTCCACCGTCGTCCGCCGCGCGGCCGCCGTCCGGCCGCCTGGACGCCATCGACTGGCTGCGCGGCCTGGCAGTGGTGCTGATGATCCAGACCCACCTTTATGATTCGTGGGTCGCCCCGGCGGCGCGCGCCAGCGATTCGTTTCTGTGGACGCGCTTCTTCGGCGGCTTCCCCGCGCGGCTTTTTCTATTGCTGGTCGGCGTGTCGATGGCGATTCGTTTTGAAAGCCAGCTGG
This portion of the Polyangia bacterium genome encodes:
- a CDS encoding HEAT repeat domain-containing protein is translated as MALALLFALSDDPVVLASRGHLERARIEDVEQALGRDPSYKVRVDAALVLGQLRQDRSVPALTAALRDGHPVVRATAAQALGRIGEPAARGPLARLQQQDTSPMVRRMARDALRGIDLRVQRDSEEARRRAQRPAFAVKSMGDQSRKATPALRGYMRDVLSKQLRTVGDVAGDGQEAGFVVDGSIKDLSVVTRMDLVEVSCAVQLVVSRSPGGGVFLLTSGEAVVQRPRHSFNPQQRARMEIEALESAVRGASEDLVQNLARQQ